The following are encoded together in the Flavobacterium sp. TR2 genome:
- a CDS encoding tetratricopeptide repeat protein, with product MAIWSERFYLMIFVFLSFSLQAQIENKKHSFVTKKSSNIKQDAKILNLYNLYNSGEEKKAYQKAHILLKSKIDNRSIANTNLLLAYYFNKRAVIDSSIYYTNQAFKYNTVANDSLRNRLFALGYNLLAINYNKRGLFNESKKWHLKGIEASQKYNEKDLFYTHTHGLAQTYTELEDYQNALKLFKECLEYKDDPEIILGSYINIGDLYSRLKDYDNAAFYYKKGKILCEKTNNFQGKSIILLGLGENYQLQSKYQEALKMFQEALTIADENELNQLAIISRSTIGDCYIAQKKYEDAKLIFYEALKKSADFGLLQNQIDIYDELRKIAIKQEDFKNAYLLFEKSVHLKDSISKMERIKEINELEIKYKTAQKQKEIESLKFENETKKLTLASQEEAIKNMILREEILNKNSENTILSYQNSSNKKRNEISLLKKDQQLKALEINQQKKIKLFAVTAFFILLIPIIALLFQFYKRFKVQHLLNIKQAEISTQKINSILKEQELELIKASISGQDKERQRISQELHDSIGGNLAAIKLQVNHLNPTNFSNIQNISHQLDETYQQVRNLSHTLLPKKFNQNKFLEVLESYLNNISDASGIKISFIPYPKKEINELDENIQIEVFKITQELLTNTIKHAKATEIEMQLNYIENTLNLLFEDNGVGFEIENNTTGIGFANMENRINKLNGSFIIDSKLKRGTIFNIEIPILGPKPKTKIKGIDLKNQLDEFKSN from the coding sequence ATGGCAATCTGGTCGGAAAGGTTTTATTTAATGATATTCGTCTTTTTATCCTTCAGTCTCCAAGCACAGATTGAAAATAAGAAGCACTCTTTTGTCACCAAAAAATCTTCGAATATTAAACAAGATGCCAAAATTCTGAATCTTTACAATTTATATAATAGCGGAGAAGAAAAAAAAGCCTATCAAAAAGCTCATATCCTCTTAAAATCCAAAATAGACAATAGATCAATAGCAAACACAAATCTTCTTCTTGCCTACTATTTTAATAAAAGAGCCGTAATCGATTCTTCTATTTATTACACCAATCAGGCTTTTAAATATAACACCGTAGCCAACGATTCTTTGAGAAACCGACTTTTTGCTTTGGGATACAATCTTCTAGCAATTAATTACAATAAGCGTGGTCTTTTTAACGAAAGTAAAAAATGGCATCTTAAAGGTATTGAAGCTTCTCAAAAATATAACGAAAAGGACCTCTTTTATACGCATACGCACGGTTTAGCACAGACATATACAGAATTGGAAGATTATCAAAATGCTTTAAAACTGTTTAAAGAATGTCTAGAATATAAAGATGATCCCGAAATAATCCTTGGAAGTTATATTAACATTGGTGACCTTTATTCGAGACTGAAAGATTATGATAATGCTGCTTTTTACTATAAGAAAGGAAAAATACTCTGCGAAAAAACAAATAACTTTCAAGGAAAGTCGATTATTCTACTAGGTTTAGGTGAAAATTACCAGTTACAAAGCAAATATCAGGAAGCATTAAAAATGTTTCAAGAAGCTCTTACAATAGCCGATGAAAATGAACTGAATCAATTGGCAATTATCTCCAGAAGCACCATTGGCGATTGTTATATCGCTCAAAAAAAATATGAAGACGCAAAATTAATTTTCTATGAAGCGCTAAAAAAATCAGCTGATTTCGGATTGCTTCAAAACCAAATAGACATTTATGATGAACTGCGAAAAATTGCCATAAAGCAAGAAGACTTTAAAAATGCCTATTTATTATTTGAAAAATCAGTCCATCTCAAAGATTCGATATCGAAAATGGAGCGGATTAAAGAAATCAATGAATTGGAAATCAAATACAAAACAGCTCAAAAACAAAAAGAAATTGAATCGTTGAAATTTGAGAATGAAACCAAAAAATTAACCTTGGCTAGCCAAGAAGAAGCGATTAAAAATATGATTCTTAGAGAAGAAATATTGAATAAAAACAGTGAAAATACAATTCTCTCCTACCAAAACTCATCCAACAAAAAACGAAATGAAATATCGCTTCTAAAAAAAGACCAGCAATTAAAAGCTCTTGAAATCAATCAACAGAAAAAAATCAAGTTATTTGCCGTCACTGCTTTTTTCATTCTCTTGATTCCAATAATCGCGCTTTTATTTCAGTTTTATAAACGGTTTAAAGTACAGCACTTATTAAACATTAAACAAGCCGAAATTAGCACGCAAAAAATAAACAGCATTTTAAAAGAACAAGAATTGGAGCTAATCAAAGCCTCAATCAGCGGTCAGGACAAAGAAAGGCAACGTATTTCTCAAGAACTCCATGACAGTATTGGCGGCAATTTGGCAGCCATTAAACTACAAGTGAATCACCTAAACCCTACTAATTTTTCTAATATTCAAAATATTAGCCATCAGCTTGATGAAACATATCAGCAAGTACGAAATCTATCGCATACTTTGCTTCCAAAAAAATTCAATCAAAATAAATTTCTCGAAGTTTTAGAATCATATTTGAACAATATAAGCGATGCAAGCGGCATTAAGATTAGCTTCATTCCTTATCCCAAAAAAGAAATTAACGAGTTAGATGAAAATATTCAGATTGAAGTTTTTAAAATCACACAAGAACTTTTGACCAATACGATTAAACACGCCAAAGCCACCGAGATAGAAATGCAGCTAAATTATATCGAAAATACCTTAAATCTTTTATTTGAAGATAATGGAGTGGGTTTTGAAATCGAAAATAATACAACAGGAATAGGTTTTGCTAATATGGAAAATCGAATTAAT
- a CDS encoding PepSY-like domain-containing protein, whose translation MKTKIFLAVALLVLTISASAQKKIEVAELPKPAQDFLKKHFSYTTVEVAKKDAEHGEKGYEVKLKDGTEVEFWKDGSYREVDGGDNPIPTEFIPDNIKAYVAKNHPNEKITHIDYGHKDLDVDLTNKIDLEFTKDGKILKDKKND comes from the coding sequence ATGAAAACGAAAATATTTTTAGCTGTTGCATTGTTAGTTTTAACAATCTCGGCCAGCGCACAAAAGAAAATAGAGGTGGCAGAATTGCCAAAACCTGCGCAAGATTTTTTGAAGAAACATTTTAGTTATACGACTGTAGAAGTTGCTAAAAAGGATGCAGAGCATGGAGAAAAAGGATATGAGGTTAAATTAAAAGATGGTACAGAAGTAGAATTTTGGAAAGATGGATCGTATCGTGAAGTTGACGGGGGAGACAATCCAATTCCGACCGAATTTATCCCAGACAATATCAAAGCTTATGTGGCCAAAAATCATCCGAATGAAAAAATAACGCACATTGATTATGGGCACAAAGATCTCGATGTCGATTTGACCAATAAAATTGATTTGGAGTTTACTAAAGATGGTAAGATACTTAAAGATAAAAAGAATGATTAG
- a CDS encoding SDR family NAD(P)-dependent oxidoreductase: protein MSKKTAIVTGGNSGLGFATAKKLCDSGITTYIIGRSKEKTEEACKEIGENAIPVIFDLNDLKGIPAMIESIAKNSPIDILVNNAGINMKKEFANVTDEDFLSIIHTNLLSVFAVSREVVKNMKANGGGSIINISSMASQYGIPKVIAYSSSKGAIEAMTRAMAVELAQFGIRANCIAPGFIKTKMSSTALDNDPERKNKVLGRTPMGYLGEPSDIADAVYYFALSESKYTTGTVLPVDGGNSIGF, encoded by the coding sequence ATGAGCAAGAAAACAGCAATAGTAACCGGAGGAAATTCGGGTTTAGGTTTTGCAACGGCAAAAAAACTTTGTGATAGCGGAATTACAACCTACATCATTGGAAGGTCAAAAGAAAAAACAGAAGAAGCTTGCAAAGAGATTGGAGAAAATGCGATTCCAGTAATTTTCGATTTAAATGATTTGAAAGGAATTCCTGCGATGATCGAAAGCATTGCAAAAAATAGTCCGATCGATATTTTGGTTAACAATGCCGGAATCAATATGAAAAAAGAATTTGCTAATGTGACTGATGAAGATTTTTTATCGATTATTCATACTAATCTTTTGAGCGTTTTTGCTGTGAGCCGTGAAGTGGTGAAAAACATGAAAGCAAACGGAGGCGGAAGCATAATCAACATCAGTTCAATGGCGTCGCAGTACGGAATTCCAAAAGTTATTGCGTATTCGTCAAGCAAAGGTGCAATTGAAGCGATGACACGTGCTATGGCGGTTGAATTGGCTCAGTTTGGCATTCGTGCGAACTGTATTGCTCCAGGGTTCATAAAAACAAAGATGTCATCGACAGCGCTTGATAACGATCCCGAAAGAAAAAATAAAGTGCTTGGCAGAACACCGATGGGTTATTTAGGAGAACCGTCAGATATTGCAGATGCAGTTTATTATTTCGCTTTAAGCGAATCAAAATATACTACGGGTACAGTTTTGCCAGTTGATGGCGGGAACAGTATTGGGTTTTAA
- a CDS encoding GntR family transcriptional regulator produces the protein MLKEEEKFEFIINHESDIPKYQQLVDGITNAIAENILQKGDLLPSVNVICKTYQLSRDTVFKAYSILKDQKVIDSVPNKGYYVAGETRKVLLVLDTFKAYKEVLYHSFVNNLPDNVITDVQFHHYNIDVFKTIINNGIGKYYKYVVMNFDHKDISSALSAISKDKLLLIDWNIRAEQANNYVFQDFGKAFYDALTGAVDLFKKYKKIQFVYPDFTNHPWETVEFFKKFCADFGFEFGVITDPKKFNIEKGIAYISVSDRILGYFLEQCKEKDFEPGKDVGFLSYNETPMKKFIYKGISVVSTDFNELGTKASAFITHDEETRFYVPTKLIIRESL, from the coding sequence ATGCTAAAAGAAGAAGAAAAATTTGAGTTTATAATAAATCACGAAAGTGATATTCCGAAGTACCAGCAGTTGGTTGACGGGATTACGAATGCTATTGCGGAGAATATTTTGCAGAAGGGAGATTTGCTTCCATCTGTAAATGTGATTTGTAAAACGTATCAGCTTTCCAGAGACACGGTTTTTAAGGCGTATTCGATTTTAAAAGATCAAAAAGTAATTGATTCTGTGCCTAATAAAGGTTATTATGTGGCGGGAGAAACGAGAAAAGTGCTTTTGGTTTTGGATACATTTAAGGCTTATAAGGAGGTTTTGTATCATTCGTTTGTGAATAATCTGCCCGATAATGTGATTACAGATGTGCAGTTTCACCATTATAATATTGATGTTTTTAAAACGATCATTAATAACGGAATCGGGAAGTATTACAAATATGTGGTGATGAATTTTGACCATAAAGACATTTCGTCAGCATTATCGGCAATTTCAAAAGATAAATTGCTTTTGATTGACTGGAATATCAGGGCAGAGCAAGCGAATAATTATGTTTTTCAGGATTTCGGGAAAGCATTTTATGATGCTTTGACAGGGGCGGTTGATTTGTTTAAAAAGTATAAAAAGATACAGTTTGTGTATCCTGATTTTACGAATCATCCGTGGGAAACGGTGGAATTTTTCAAGAAGTTCTGTGCTGATTTTGGTTTTGAGTTTGGAGTAATTACAGATCCGAAGAAGTTTAATATCGAGAAAGGAATTGCCTATATCAGCGTAAGCGACAGGATTTTAGGATATTTTTTGGAACAGTGCAAAGAGAAAGATTTTGAACCTGGGAAGGATGTTGGGTTTTTATCGTACAACGAAACGCCAATGAAGAAATTTATATACAAGGGGATTTCAGTTGTCTCGACTGATTTTAACGAATTGGGAACCAAAGCATCGGCATTTATTACGCATGACGAAGAAACAAGGTTTTATGTGCCGACAAAATTAATAATAAGAGAATCATTATAG
- a CDS encoding xylulokinase codes for MYYIGYDIGSSSVKAALVEAETGKKIIVLNEPQNEMEILSIHPDWAEQDPEIWWKHICTATKRAIKESNIDASKIQGIGISYQMHGLVIVDKEGAPLRNSIIWCDSRAVEIGNKAFAEIGQEKCMEHLLNSPGNFTASKLKWVKENEPAVYNKIAKYMLPGDYIALKLTGEATTTKNGLSEGMLWDYKENKVADWLLDYYGIDQSLTPNIVENFTNQGAVTEKASAESGLPAGIPIVYRAGDQPNNALSLNVLNPGEVAATGGTSGVFYAVSEMSSGKSTRVNNFVHVNYELETPRVGKLLNINGAGIQYRWLRNNMGSESYEAMNEKASSIEIGSEGVVVIPFGNGAERMFNNKTIGTHFLNLNLNIHNSAHLFRASLEGIAFSFVYGMECLKEDNATINVIRAGNDNLFRSEIFSNTVATLIGHEIEIYNTTGAVGAARAVGLKDGDYSKFGANVSDNDHVMTFLPLHNKEPYEAAYQKWKKELELILTTK; via the coding sequence ATGTATTATATCGGTTATGATATTGGAAGTTCTTCTGTCAAGGCAGCTTTGGTAGAAGCAGAAACAGGCAAAAAAATCATTGTTCTGAATGAGCCTCAAAATGAAATGGAAATCCTATCAATTCACCCAGATTGGGCAGAGCAGGATCCTGAAATCTGGTGGAAGCACATTTGCACCGCAACGAAAAGAGCGATTAAAGAGTCAAATATTGATGCATCTAAAATTCAGGGAATTGGCATTTCGTACCAAATGCACGGGTTGGTGATTGTAGACAAAGAAGGCGCTCCGCTGCGAAATTCAATTATCTGGTGCGACAGCCGCGCGGTTGAAATCGGGAATAAGGCTTTCGCCGAAATTGGGCAGGAAAAATGTATGGAGCATTTGCTGAATTCGCCAGGAAATTTCACGGCTTCGAAACTGAAATGGGTTAAAGAAAACGAACCGGCAGTTTACAATAAAATTGCCAAATATATGCTTCCCGGAGACTACATCGCTTTGAAACTGACAGGCGAAGCAACCACTACCAAAAACGGTTTGTCTGAAGGAATGCTTTGGGATTACAAAGAAAACAAAGTAGCCGACTGGCTTTTGGATTACTACGGAATCGATCAGTCTTTGACGCCAAATATCGTTGAAAATTTCACGAATCAGGGAGCTGTCACTGAAAAAGCTTCTGCAGAATCTGGACTTCCGGCAGGAATTCCGATCGTGTACAGAGCAGGAGATCAGCCCAATAATGCTTTGTCATTAAATGTTTTGAATCCCGGTGAAGTGGCGGCCACAGGCGGAACTTCGGGCGTTTTTTATGCGGTAAGCGAGATGTCTTCCGGAAAAAGCACTAGAGTAAATAATTTCGTTCACGTAAACTACGAATTGGAAACGCCGAGAGTTGGCAAACTTTTGAATATTAACGGAGCAGGAATTCAGTACAGATGGCTCCGAAATAATATGGGCAGCGAGAGTTACGAGGCGATGAACGAAAAGGCTTCGAGTATTGAAATTGGATCAGAGGGCGTTGTGGTAATTCCGTTTGGAAATGGTGCAGAGCGTATGTTCAACAATAAAACGATCGGAACCCATTTCTTAAACCTCAACTTAAATATTCACAATAGTGCGCATTTGTTTAGAGCATCTTTAGAAGGAATAGCCTTTTCGTTTGTGTACGGAATGGAATGCTTAAAAGAAGATAATGCGACGATAAATGTCATAAGAGCCGGAAATGATAACCTTTTCCGTTCGGAGATTTTCTCCAATACCGTGGCGACTTTAATCGGTCACGAAATCGAGATTTACAATACAACAGGAGCTGTCGGAGCGGCCCGTGCAGTTGGCTTAAAAGATGGCGATTACAGCAAGTTTGGAGCAAATGTAAGCGACAACGACCATGTAATGACGTTTTTACCGCTTCACAACAAAGAACCTTACGAAGCGGCATATCAGAAATGGAAAAAAGAATTAGAATTAATATTAACTACTAAATAA
- the xylA gene encoding xylose isomerase, which translates to MIVLGDKEYYKGIGQIKFEGAASDNPLAFKYYNPDQVVAGKTMREHFKFAIAYWHTFCGQGSDPFGPGTQNFAWDASSDPYQAAKDKADAAFEFISKMGFDYFCFHDYDLIAEGATFAESEKRLAFITEYLKQKKAESGIKLLWGTSNCFSNPRFMNGAATNPDFNVVARAGGQVKLALDATIALGGENYVFWGGREGYMSLLNTDMGRELDHMAQFLAMSRDYARAQGFKGTFFIEPKPMEPSKHQYDFDSATAIGFLKEYGLDKDFKINIEVNHATLAQHTFQHELEVAAKAGMLGSIDANRGDYQNGWDTDQFPNNIQETTEAMLVFLKAGGLQGGGVNFDAKIRRNSTDLEDVFLAHIGGADTFARALLTADKIIASSPYEKLRKERYSSFDSGKGKDFADGKLSLKDLYTIAHENGELNLQSGKQELFENIINQYI; encoded by the coding sequence ATGATAGTTTTAGGAGATAAAGAATACTACAAAGGCATTGGCCAGATTAAATTTGAAGGGGCAGCATCCGATAATCCTTTGGCGTTTAAATATTACAATCCAGATCAGGTTGTAGCTGGAAAAACAATGCGTGAGCACTTTAAATTTGCTATCGCTTACTGGCATACGTTCTGCGGACAAGGGAGCGATCCATTCGGACCGGGAACTCAAAACTTTGCTTGGGATGCATCATCAGATCCGTATCAGGCTGCAAAAGATAAGGCAGATGCTGCTTTTGAATTCATAAGCAAAATGGGATTCGATTATTTCTGTTTCCACGATTACGATTTGATTGCTGAAGGAGCCACTTTCGCAGAATCAGAAAAACGTTTGGCATTTATTACAGAATACTTAAAACAGAAAAAAGCAGAATCTGGAATCAAATTGCTTTGGGGAACTTCAAACTGCTTCTCAAACCCAAGATTCATGAACGGTGCGGCTACAAATCCAGATTTTAATGTAGTGGCAAGAGCGGGTGGACAGGTAAAATTGGCTTTGGACGCAACAATCGCTTTGGGCGGAGAAAACTACGTATTCTGGGGCGGTAGAGAAGGCTATATGTCTTTGCTAAACACAGATATGGGAAGAGAATTGGACCACATGGCGCAATTTTTAGCGATGTCTAGGGACTATGCAAGAGCGCAAGGTTTCAAAGGAACTTTCTTCATCGAGCCAAAACCAATGGAGCCATCAAAACACCAGTACGATTTTGACTCGGCTACAGCAATTGGATTCTTGAAAGAATACGGTTTAGACAAAGATTTCAAAATCAATATCGAGGTAAACCACGCTACTTTGGCACAGCACACTTTCCAGCACGAATTGGAAGTGGCTGCAAAAGCAGGAATGTTAGGAAGCATCGATGCCAACAGAGGAGACTACCAAAACGGTTGGGATACAGACCAGTTCCCAAACAACATTCAGGAAACTACTGAAGCGATGCTGGTTTTCCTAAAAGCTGGCGGACTGCAAGGCGGAGGAGTTAACTTTGATGCTAAAATCAGAAGAAACTCTACAGATTTAGAAGACGTTTTCTTAGCGCACATTGGCGGAGCAGATACTTTCGCAAGAGCTTTACTGACAGCTGATAAAATTATTGCTTCTTCTCCTTACGAAAAATTAAGAAAAGAAAGATACAGTTCATTCGATTCTGGAAAAGGTAAAGATTTTGCTGATGGAAAATTAAGTCTAAAAGATCTTTACACAATCGCGCACGAAAATGGAGAGTTAAATCTTCAAAGCGGTAAACAAGAGTTGTTCGAAAACATTATCAATCAATATATCTAA
- a CDS encoding bifunctional helix-turn-helix transcriptional regulator/GNAT family N-acetyltransferase, with the protein MNTTTSKIRSFNRFYTAHLDILSQHYLDSEYSLTEIRILYEISESKTITAQKITEILNLDKGYLSRILKRFLKENLILKIASAEDKRAFDIKLTDSGNQLLSILNAKSENKIEGKIEKLNSSEKEILVDSMNTVRNLLTENKIVREDITYRHEITPGDVGYIIHLHGAIYGKEYHFSTDFEKYVIKTFYDFLEKYSPENDRIWMAEYNNKIVGCVAIVHQPNEEAQLRWFLLDPAFRGLGIGKRLLTDAVEFCKAKKFKNVFLLTTNLQDKALQMYKMMGFELTKSEEVQEWGKTFYEERYDLKLE; encoded by the coding sequence ATGAATACTACCACTTCAAAAATTAGAAGTTTCAATAGATTTTATACAGCGCATTTAGATATTTTAAGCCAGCATTATTTAGACAGCGAATATTCTTTGACCGAGATACGAATCCTATATGAAATCAGCGAAAGCAAAACTATAACGGCACAGAAAATCACTGAAATATTAAATCTTGATAAAGGATATTTAAGCCGAATTTTAAAACGTTTTTTGAAGGAAAATTTAATTCTAAAAATTGCTTCAGCAGAAGATAAACGCGCTTTCGACATTAAACTGACAGATTCTGGAAATCAATTATTGAGCATTTTAAATGCTAAATCTGAAAATAAGATTGAAGGCAAAATTGAAAAATTGAATTCTTCGGAAAAAGAAATTTTGGTTGATTCGATGAATACCGTAAGAAATCTGCTGACGGAAAATAAAATAGTTCGAGAAGATATTACGTATCGTCATGAAATTACGCCAGGAGATGTCGGTTACATTATTCATCTGCATGGTGCCATTTATGGTAAAGAATATCATTTTTCTACTGATTTTGAAAAATATGTAATCAAAACTTTTTACGATTTCTTAGAAAAATATTCTCCAGAAAACGACCGAATCTGGATGGCCGAATACAATAATAAAATTGTAGGATGTGTTGCCATTGTACATCAGCCAAACGAAGAAGCGCAACTAAGATGGTTTCTTCTCGATCCTGCTTTTAGGGGTCTCGGAATTGGCAAACGATTATTGACCGATGCAGTAGAGTTCTGCAAAGCGAAAAAATTTAAGAATGTTTTCCTTCTTACGACAAATCTGCAAGATAAAGCACTTCAAATGTATAAAATGATGGGATTTGAACTTACGAAATCTGAAGAAGTTCAAGAATGGGGAAAAACGTTTTACGAAGAGCGTTACGATCTGAAGCTTGAATAA
- a CDS encoding RNA polymerase sigma-70 factor, whose product MYKKFTDEELVELLKSGKDKAFDELYFRYRDLLVRFVYLRMKSIAISEEIVQEVFTSIWERRKTIVIQKSFAAYIYTSVRYMTLDYIKSHEVTDQYIQEVLEKNTVSQTSYNAIEDSIYYEELQKAVDEAALLLPKKSKEVFILSRVKHYTNKEIAEELNVSIETVKYHIAYALKFMRTYLGEFN is encoded by the coding sequence ATGTATAAGAAGTTTACAGACGAAGAACTTGTCGAATTACTTAAATCGGGCAAGGATAAAGCTTTTGATGAACTTTATTTTAGATATCGGGACCTGCTTGTCCGGTTTGTATATCTCCGAATGAAATCGATTGCCATTTCAGAAGAAATTGTGCAGGAAGTTTTTACCTCTATTTGGGAAAGACGCAAAACAATTGTAATCCAGAAAAGTTTTGCCGCTTACATTTATACTTCGGTTCGCTATATGACTTTAGATTATATAAAATCGCATGAAGTTACTGACCAGTATATTCAGGAGGTTTTAGAAAAAAATACGGTTTCGCAAACGAGCTATAATGCAATCGAAGATTCTATTTATTATGAAGAACTGCAAAAAGCGGTTGACGAAGCGGCATTATTACTTCCTAAAAAATCAAAAGAGGTTTTTATTCTCAGCCGCGTAAAACATTACACCAACAAAGAAATTGCCGAAGAATTGAATGTTTCGATCGAAACCGTAAAATATCATATTGCGTATGCGCTGAAATTCATGCGCACGTATTTGGGCGAATTCAATTAA
- a CDS encoding FecR family protein has product MPENSNNEIKNFLEGKYSPKGQEMWNKWYDRTDDFFDNMELVQSDRSKLKKELRQIKNTNKVIALSYKNWAVAASLVFLLGLSVFFYSTTNTIESKQFAVKLGEHAQIKLSDGTKIWLNAGSVLKYPTAFKGDTREVYLSGEAFFDVAKDKKHPFIIHTNKMDTKVLGTSFNVQAYPDQTTQEVSVATGRVNVKSTVTEENVYVTPGQKVVFKSQNNKLQAFKDIPLNTISLWRKNIMVFEETPLPEVVATINRNYNVAIEVKNKNLNALKISAYFKELPADQVIGLVCNIINAEYKIDSGVYKIE; this is encoded by the coding sequence ATGCCTGAAAATTCAAATAACGAAATCAAAAATTTTTTAGAAGGAAAGTATTCCCCAAAAGGACAAGAAATGTGGAATAAATGGTATGATCGTACCGATGATTTTTTTGACAATATGGAACTGGTTCAATCTGACCGCTCAAAACTGAAAAAAGAATTAAGACAAATAAAAAACACCAATAAAGTTATTGCTCTTTCATACAAAAATTGGGCTGTTGCTGCTTCTTTAGTTTTCCTTTTAGGATTATCAGTGTTTTTCTATTCGACAACAAATACTATCGAAAGCAAGCAATTTGCGGTAAAACTAGGCGAGCACGCTCAAATAAAATTAAGTGACGGAACAAAAATCTGGCTAAATGCAGGGAGTGTTCTTAAATATCCTACAGCATTTAAGGGAGATACCAGAGAAGTGTATTTGAGTGGCGAAGCTTTTTTTGATGTCGCCAAAGACAAAAAACATCCTTTTATCATTCATACCAATAAAATGGATACCAAAGTTCTCGGAACCAGCTTTAATGTTCAAGCTTATCCAGACCAGACTACGCAAGAAGTTTCGGTTGCGACCGGAAGAGTAAACGTGAAATCGACTGTTACAGAAGAAAATGTGTATGTAACTCCGGGACAGAAAGTGGTTTTTAAATCGCAAAACAACAAGCTTCAGGCTTTTAAGGATATTCCGTTGAATACCATTTCGTTATGGCGCAAAAATATTATGGTTTTTGAAGAAACGCCTCTGCCAGAGGTTGTAGCGACCATTAACCGGAATTATAATGTTGCGATTGAAGTCAAAAACAAGAATTTAAATGCTTTGAAAATTAGCGCCTATTTTAAAGAACTGCCTGCCGATCAGGTAATTGGTTTGGTGTGCAATATCATTAACGCCGAATACAAAATAGATTCTGGGGTTTACAAAATCGAATAA